The nucleotide sequence aaacccaaccaaacagTGCCTGATCTTGTTCCATCCTCTCtacttttgttatgttaattcatCATTAGAGCAGCCatatgtcactccatcttgtcccTTATTCCTCTTTGTCCCTGTCCCTTTTATCGATGCCCTCCAGGACTAATCTTTCCTAACACTATGTCCAATATACTGAGACAAAGTTTCTCCTTCCTTGCTTACAAGGAGCATTGAAAACCACAGAGgctgttctacccagtcctaaagGATTTCTATAAGTCAGAAATAACTTGATAGCAATAAGAGAATGAGGTGTACATACAcgcagaacaaaaacaaaacaaaaccccttattgccatggagtcaattctaatttattgcaaccctacaaggcagggAGACCTGCCCCGTAGGTTTCTCAGATGTTACTTtttaatggagtagaaagtcttgtccttTTTCAGCAGAAAGGCTGGTGTTTTGACCTGCTGATttgaggttagctgcccaacacctaATCACTGTGTAAGGAGGTCTCAATCGCTTTTTATCAATTATTCTAAAGTAAATCATTTTACAAATATAGGTGTGCAACTATATAACCTAAAATTTGATTCTAAATGACAAAATCAGAAGGCTTTTAAAATACTGCATTCTTATATCTGGAATGAATATATGCATCAAAAGTCAAGGATTAAACAGATTTGGAACAATATTGGTAAATATCTCTGAAAAAAATGTAATGTGATAAATCTGTACAAAGAATGGAAAGATGTATATTTCAATATGGCATCTTTTTGTAGTTGCATATTATAAACACatagataaataaacaaaaataaatacaataaaacaTTTTAGAATTCCGTCCTGGAAGAGAAATGGAGTTGAAGCTTAAAGAAGCAATTTATATGTTTACATTATCTACGAGCTTATATATTTTCAGTGGCAGAAATACCTGTGTTACTCATatgataaataaaaagaaatgcaaCCTTATAATATCTACAAAAAGAAAGTGGCATAACTAAACACTTCAATTAAGATAGGTAAGTTTTCATGAACTTAATATCATTTTCATACTTGTCCAAAGATAACATTCCACCCAGCCAATTGAAGTGATAAACTCTAGATCAAATTATTCCACTGTTGATGAGCTCTCTGAACAAGAAAATTTTGGGGTAAGCAAACTAATACAAAAATGGTCCTCGATGTTTGTTTTAAACAGCTTCCAAACCCATAACATTATATCCAGGAAATTATCTTCCCCCTCAGGAATCTTGGTCCATCCACATAATTAGCCCTCATCCTAATCAGTCAACTCTAACCTCTTATCAAAATTTCCAGTGTTATAAATATCCCTTCAACCAGTACATGCTGATGGAGAGGAAATAGCAATAACCAAAGGAAACGTCTTTCCTATTGTCATACTCATCTCTGACTTTCTATTTCCCAACATTTCAGAGAAAGAGCATCTTTAATTAGTGAAAGTATATTTCTAACAGGTAAGTGGAATGCTTACAAGCCTATACTCACCTACCATAACTCTCTGTATGCAATTTGGCATAATCGTTAACTCTTTAAATGTTTAAATGAGGACATATATTTCACTCAATTTTGGTAAAAATAAGCTGTCAAAtactatattttaattttagttaTTAGACCGATAACAACCACATGCCCTTTCTAAACAATTTATGTGGACAAAGTAAAGTGGACATATACTTTTAGAATTCTATTCGATCTTTAAAGAGGTTTCAATATTCAAAATCTTTGTATGAGTCAATGATAAAATTATAATCTTGAAAAGATGCAAGATGTATTTCCAAATGATCGAGAACCAGATTATtctgcatgttttaaaaaatagtttaacaAAATTTATTGTGTGAATTGAAAATTAGAATTTGTAAAATGTATTTTTCCTGGAATTACTGAGATGATGTTAAACCCTCACAACATAATAAATTAGAGCACCTacgaatgagtcagaatcatagcCTTTAAATGAATTCAGTAAATGTAGTTTTTCCCAGATTTTTGCAGACAACAATCAACATGTCGCAGAAAACAGCCAATACAACTGTCATAAGAGAATTCTTGCTGATGGGATTTCCCGATGTCTGGATGTTACAGGTACTGTATGCAGTACTCTTCTTCCTCATTTACCTGACAGCCTTGATGGGGAATCTCCTCATTGTCACCCTCACCATCACTGACCAGCACCTCCAAGCCCCCATGTATTTCTTTCTGAGGAATTTATCTTGGATTGACATGTGCTACATCTCTGTAACTGTACCAAAGTCCATCACGAACTCTCTAACTAACAGCCATTCGATCTCCTTCCTAGGATGTGCCTCACAggtttttcttgttatttttttgGCGGGCACAGAATACGCCCTCCTTATAGTCATGTCCTATGATCGCTATGCGGCCATCTGCCGTCCTCTGCACTATGAGTCCGTCATGAACAGAGGAGCCTGTGTGCAGATGGTAGTAGCATCCTGGCTCAGTGGATGTGTCTATGGATCTGTTCATGTCTCAGGTACATTCTCCGTCACATTCTGTGGGCCCAACTTAGTTAATCAGTTCTTCTGTGATATTCCATCATTGCTTACAATGGCTTGTCCCAGGGACCAGATTTTAGAATACACATTTATCATTGCTAGCTGCTGTTTTGCTTTTGCATGCTTCATTTTAATGGTTGTATCCTATGTTCACATTTTCTCAGCTGTCTTAAGTATCCCGTCTTCACAAGGCAGGTTCAAGACTTTCTCTACCTGTATGCCCCATCTAACTGTGGTGACTTTGTTTCTCTCCTCTGGATTCACTGCGTACTTAGGATCAGCATCCAAGTCCTCCTCATCAATGAACCTCTTCATGTCAGTCTTGTACTCCTTGCTACCGCCCACGCTGAATCCAATCATTTATAGTCTGAGAAACAGGGACATGAAGGTGGCACTTGGCAAACTGTTTAGTAGAAAATTTCTCTCAAAAATGTGAAtgcattggtagaattctgttTTGCATTTACTAATGGAGGTCAGATGATTTGGGTGACAGATTTCTTTGGTTTACAGATCTTTTAACCCTGATGGTGCAAAGGTTAGGTTCTAACTGGCCATAAACGGCTTAGCATTTTTGAACCCATCAACTTGTTCCTGAAATATTGAAAGCCAGGAAGTTCTATGTGGCAATTCTAGTCTTATTTAAAGGGGCattattagtcagaattgactcaacaaccaacctgaatatattttaaaaacaggtattattattttatctcacTACTACATAGAAGGCAACTTCATAGCATTAAATATGGCTTTCTGTTTGAATAGTGGCTTGGGAACTCCAGTCCACTGGAAATCTTCCAATTATTGAGCTCTTAGCAGGACTCAGGTCTGAGGAATTATTAGTCATACCATGTTAATCACCTCCATTCACTTCCTTACTTATGTGATTTTGTTATAGTTTAAAAATGTACAAATTGTAATAAAATTTCAGTAAGCCTTGAATCTCATTTAACTCCAACAATAATCAAGCTGAAAATGAACAATTTCAGATATTCATGATATGTaatttgtgttcattttattGACAAGGAAATTATTCATAAATACAGAGTTTTGGAATTTATAAGAAGCATCCCCAACTGGTTCCCTACAATGATCGCAGTCATAAtacttttttaaaggaattttgaaaGAAGTCTATTGGTAATAAGTGTCAAATAAAGAATTTTAAGATAGTATCATACTATTGAAATTGTAAAACTTTCATGATGTAATCCAATTTCAGAAATAGTATGTTGTATTAAAATATACAGAAGTTACATACATATGGGCAGCTACTACTACTTCGTTAAACTGCACATTTTTATtcttaaattttaaatttataaaaagTACATAATATAAAAATCTAAATTTTAAATTCACTTATTAACATACatctgtatttaatttttaatttaaatgtagAATTTCATCATTGGATATACTTTTCTCAATTTACATTTATCTGTAACTTACTTCTGAATAATAACAGAATATTGTTGAAAAGAATTTCTTTTTTCCGATGTTTTTCAACTTTTCCTTTATTTCAATCTTCCTTGCTCACATTTTCCTCCCCATTTCTAAATCCTCTTTATCATTTTCTTCGTGTTTCATTTCAATATTTACTTCCTAACTTACATTGAAAAATAGTGCTGCTGATGATAAATGGCTGCCTATTGATTTTAGTCCTTTACACAGATGTATCCATTCTGTCCTCACAAAATATTATTGCACTTTTTATTTAGAAAACAGACACCAAGGGACATATCCTAAGTCATATATCTAGAAAAATACATAGTGGGTTCTGTTATTATATGATGATAAATTTAGTATACTATTAAGCACTTATAAAGCACAACTTTGCATAACATCAGAACATACTCTAAATGATTTTTATTGAATATAGTATGTTTCCCTTCAATTTCTACATGGGTATAAAGtaataaatatttaatagttaACATTTTTGTTCTGAATGTCATTGTAATCATTGAATAAATGTGTAAACATGCTG is from Tenrec ecaudatus isolate mTenEca1 chromosome 2, mTenEca1.hap1, whole genome shotgun sequence and encodes:
- the LOC142441243 gene encoding olfactory receptor 14A16-like; amino-acid sequence: MSQKTANTTVIREFLLMGFPDVWMLQVLYAVLFFLIYLTALMGNLLIVTLTITDQHLQAPMYFFLRNLSWIDMCYISVTVPKSITNSLTNSHSISFLGCASQVFLVIFLAGTEYALLIVMSYDRYAAICRPLHYESVMNRGACVQMVVASWLSGCVYGSVHVSGTFSVTFCGPNLVNQFFCDIPSLLTMACPRDQILEYTFIIASCCFAFACFILMVVSYVHIFSAVLSIPSSQGRFKTFSTCMPHLTVVTLFLSSGFTAYLGSASKSSSSMNLFMSVLYSLLPPTLNPIIYSLRNRDMKVALGKLFSRKFLSKM